A genomic segment from Odontesthes bonariensis isolate fOdoBon6 chromosome 8, fOdoBon6.hap1, whole genome shotgun sequence encodes:
- the LOC142385630 gene encoding histone H3: MARTKQTARKSTGGKAPRKQLATKAARKSAPATGGVKKPHRYRPGTVALREIRRYQKSTELLIRKLPFQRLVREIAQDFKTDLRFQSSAVMALQEASEAYLVGLFEDTNLCAIHAKRVTIMPKDIQLARRIRGERA; encoded by the coding sequence aTGGCCAGAACCAAGCAGACTGCCCGTAAATCCACTGGAGGCAAAGCTCCCAGGAAGCAGCTCGCTACCAAGGCTGCCCGTAAGAGCGCCCCAGCCACCGGCGGCGTGAAGAAGCCTCACCGTTACAGGCCCGGTACCGTGGCTCTCAGGGAGATCCGCCGCTACCAGAAATCCACCGAGCTGCTCATCCGCAAGCTGCCCTTCCAGCGGCTGGTCAGAGAGATCGCTCAGGACTTCAAGACCGACCTGCGCTTCCAGAGTTCCGCCGTCATGGCTCTGCAGGAGGCAAGTGAGGCGTACTTGGTCGGCCTTTTCGAGGACACCAACCTGTGCGCCATCCACGCCAAGAGGGTCACCATCATGCCCAAAGACATCCAGCTGGCCCGTCGCATCCGTGGAGAGAGAGCTTAG
- the LOC142385620 gene encoding histone H1-like, whose protein sequence is MAEVAPAAPVAPAKAPKKKASKPKKKTGPSARELVLKAVADSKDRKGLSLVALKKTLAGKGYDVEHNSAQIRRTIKSLVENGSLVQTKGTGASGSFKAAKPAEKPKKAPKKAPVKAKKPAAKKLTAAKKPKAAKTTPKKAKKPAAAKKSTPKKAAKSPKKAAKKTVTPKKAAKKAVTPKKVVKKVVKAKSPKAKKVSAKKVPAKRAAKK, encoded by the coding sequence ATGGCAGAAGTCGCACCAGCAGCACCCGTCGCTCCGGCTAAAGCCCCGAAGAAGAAGGCAAGCAAGCCGAAAAAGAAGACCGGACCCAGCGCCCGCGAGCTCGTCCTGAAAGCTGTGGCAGATTCTAAGGACCGCAAAGGACTTTCTCTGGTTGCGTTGAAGAAGACTCTGGCCGGTAAGGGCTACGATGTGGAGCACAACAGCGCCCAGATCAGACGCACCATTAAAAGTTTAGTGGAGAACGGCTCTCTGGTCCAGACTAAAGGAACAGGGGCTTCTGGATCCTTCAAGGCAGCCAAGCCCGCTGAGAAGCCCAAGAAGGCACCGAAGAAAGCCCCGGTCAAAGCCAAGAAACCGGCAGCCAAGAAGCTAACGGCCGCCAAGAAGCCCAAAGCAGCTAAAACGACACCAAAGAAGGCAAAGAAACCCGCCGCTGCAAAGAAGTCAACCCCAAAGAAGGCAGCAAAGAGCCCGAAGAAGGCTGCAAAGAAGACCGTTACACCCAAGAAGGCTGCAAAGAAGGCAGTTACACCCAAGAAGGTTGTGAAGAAGGTAGTAAAAGCTAAAAGTCCAAAGGCGAAGAAGGTCTCCGCAAAGAAAGTCCCCGCCAAGAGGGCAGCCAAGAAGTAG
- the LOC142385621 gene encoding histone H1-like, with the protein MAEVAPAAPVAPAKAPKKKASKPKKKTGPSARELVLKAVADSKDRKGLSLVALKKTLAGKGYDVEHNSAQIRRTIKSLVENGSLVQTKGTGASGSFKAAKPAEKPKKAPKKAPVKAKKPAAKKPTAAKKPKAAKTTPKKAKKPAAAKKSTPKKAAKSPKKAAKKTVTPKKAAKKAVTPKKVVKKTVKAKSPKAKKVPAKRAAKK; encoded by the coding sequence ATGGCAGAAGTCGCACCAGCAGCACCCGTCGCTCCGGCTAAAGCCCCGAAGAAGAAGGCAAGCAAGCCGAAAAAGAAGACCGGGCCCAGCGCCCGCGAGCTCGTCCTGAAAGCTGTGGCAGATTCTAAGGACCGCAAAGGACTTTCTCTAGTTGCGTTGAAGAAGACTCTGGCCGGTAAGGGCTACGATGTGGAGCACAACAGCGCCCAGATCAGACGCACCATTAAGAGTTTAGTGGAGAACGGCTCTCTGGTCCAGACTAAAGGAACAGGGGCTTCTGGATCCTTCAAGGCAGCCAAGCCCGCTGAGAAGCCCAAGAAGGCACCGAAGAAAGCCCCGGTCAAAGCCAAGAAACCGGCAGCCAAGAAGCCAACGGCCGCCAAGAAGCCCAAAGCAGCTAAAACGACCCCGAAGAAGGCAAAGAAACCCGCTGCTGCAAAGAAGTCAACCCCAAAGAAGGCAGCAAAGAGCCCGAAGAAGGCTGCAAAGAAGACCGTTACACCCAAGAAGGCTGCAAAGAAGGCAGTTACACCCAAGAAGGTTGTGAAGAAGACAGTAAAAGCTAAAAGTCCAAAGGCGAAGAAAGTCCCCGCGAAGCGGGCAGCCAAGAAGTAG
- the LOC142385631 gene encoding histone H4: MSGRGKGGKGLGKGGAKRHRKVLRDNIQGITKPAIRRLARRGGVKRISGLIYEETRGVLKVFLENVIRDAVTYTEHAKRKTVTAMDVVYALKRQGRTLYGFGG; encoded by the coding sequence ATGTCTGGACGCGGTAAAGGAGGCAAAGGACTCGGGAAAGGGGGCGCCAAGCGTCACCGTAAAGTTCTCCGTGATAACATCCAGGGAATCACCAAGCCAGCTATCCGCCGCTTGGCTCGCCGCGGTGGAGTTAAGCGTATCTCCGGCCTGATCTACGAAGAGACACGCGGAGTGCTCAAAGTGTTTTTGGAGAACGTTATCCGTGACGCAGTCACCTACACAGAGCACGCCAAGAGAAAGACCGTCACCGCCATGGACGTGGTGTATGCGCTCAAGAGGCAAGGCCGTACTCTCTACGGCTTCGGAGGTTAA
- the LOC142385625 gene encoding histone H2A-like, with the protein MSGRGKTGGKVRAKAKTRSSRAGLQFPVGRVHRLLRKGNYAERVGAGAPVYLAAVLEYLTAEILELAGNAARDNKKTRIIPRHLQLAVRNDEELNKLLGGVTIAQGGVLPNIQAVLLPKKTEKPAKAK; encoded by the coding sequence ATGTCTGGACGTGGAAAGACCGGAGGCAAAGTCAGAGCTAAGGCCAAAACCCGCTCATCTCGTGCTGGACTGCAGTTCCCAGTCGGCCGTGTTCACAGGCTGTTGAGAAAGGGTAACTATGCCGAGCGTGTCGGTGCCGGAGCTCCCGTTTATCTGGCCGCAGTGCTCGAATATCTGACAGCTGAGATTCTCGAGTTGGCCGGAAATGCAGCCCGCGACAACAAGAAGACCAGAATCATCCCCCGTCACCTGCAGCTGGCTGTCCGCAACGACGAGGAGCTCAACAAGCTGCTCGGTGGAGTCACCATCGCTCAGGGCGGCGTgctgcccaacatccaggcggTGCTTCTGCCCAAGAAGACCGAGAAGCCCGCTAAGGCCAAGTAA
- the LOC142385628 gene encoding histone H4, with translation MSGRGKGGKGLGKGGAKRHRKVLRDNIQGITKPAIRRLARRGGVKRISGLIYEETRGVLKVFLENVIRDAVTYTEHAKRKTVTAMDVVYALKRQGRTLYGFGG, from the coding sequence ATGTCTGGACGCGGCAAAGGAGGCAAAGGACTCGGTAAAGGGGGCGCCAAGCGTCACCGTAAAGTTCTCCGTGATAACATCCAGGGAATCACCAAGCCCGCTATCCGCCGCCTGGCTCGCCGCGGCGGAGTCAAGCGTATATCTGGTCTGATCTACGAGGAGACCCGCGGAGTGCTCAAGGTGTTCCTGGAGAACGTCATCCGTGACGCAGTCACCTACACAGAGCACGCCAAGAGAAAGACCGTGACCGCCATGGATGTGGTGTATGCGCTCAAGAGGCAAGGCCGTACTCTCTACGGCTTCGGAGGTTAA
- the LOC142385623 gene encoding histone H3, with product MARTKQTARKSTGGKAPRKQLATKAARKSAPATGGVKKPHRYRPGTVALREIRRYQKSTELLIRKLPFQRLVREIAQDFKTDLRFQSSAVMALQEASEAYLVGLFEDTNLCAIHAKRVTIMPKDIQLARRIRGERA from the coding sequence ATGGCCAGAACCAAGCAGACTGCCCGTAAATCCACTGGAGGCAAAGCTCCCAGGAAGCAGCTCGCTACCAAGGCTGCCCGTAAGAGCGCCCCAGCCACCGGCGGCGTGAAGAAGCCTCACCGTTACAGGCCCGGTACCGTGGCTCTCAGGGAGATCCGCCGCTACCAGAAATCCACCGAGCTGCTCATCCGCAAGCTGCCCTTCCAGCGGCTGGTCAGAGAGATCGCTCAGGACTTCAAGACCGACCTGCGCTTCCAGAGTTCCGCCGTCATGGCTCTGCAGGAGGCAAGTGAGGCTTATTTGGTCGGCCTTTTCGAGGACACCAACCTGTGCGCCATCCACGCTAAGAGGGTCACTATCATGCCTAAAGATATCCAGCTTGCCCGCCGCATCCGTGGAGAGAGAGCTTAG
- the LOC142385626 gene encoding histone H2A-like, translated as MSGRGKTGGKARAKAKTRSSRAGLQFPVGRVHRLLRKGNYAQRVGAGAPVYLAAVLEYLTAEILELAGNAARDNKKTRIIPRHLQLAVRNDEELNKLLGGVTIAQGGVLPNIQAVLLPKKTEKPAKAK; from the coding sequence ATGTCTGGACGTGGAAAGACCGGTGGTAAAGCTAGAGCTAAGGCTAAGACCCGATCGTCTCGTGCCGGACTGCAGTTCCCAGTCGGCCGTGTTCACAGGCTGCTGAGAAAAGGCAACTATGCCCAGCGTGTCGGTGCCGGAGCTCCCGTCTACCTGGCCGCCGTGCTCGAGTATCTGACTGCTGAGATTCTCGAGTTGGCCGGAAATGCAGCCCGCGACAACAAGAAGACCAGAATCATCCCCCGTCACCTGCAGCTGGCTGTCCGCAACGACGAGGAGCTCAACAAGCTGCTCGGTGGAGTCACCATCGCTCAGGGCGGCGTgctgcccaacatccaggcggTGCTTCTGCCCAAGAAGACCGAGAAGCCCGCTAAGGCCAAGTAA